The Mucilaginibacter yixingensis genome window below encodes:
- a CDS encoding DEAD/DEAH box helicase encodes MTFEDFNFDSSLAEGLQAMGYVTPTPIQAEAIPVVMQGHDLIACAQTGTGKTASYLLPVLHSIAGTNKHHTDTLILAPTRELAQQIDQQVEGLAYFTGISSIAVFGGGDGIVYEQQRSAIKAGVNILIATPGRLIAHLTSGLLKLDKVRHLVLDEADRMLDMGFYDDIIRIIRHLPAKRQTLLFSATMPPRIRQLAATILHEPQQINIAISKPAEGISQQLYRVFDGQKTPLILKILEDGNYLSTIIFCSTKEKVKMLYKELKSAHIKVAAFHSDFKQSEREEVLLQFKNKKLPVIVGTDALSRGIDVEGIDLVINYDAPPDPEDYVHRIGRTARAATTGTAITLINHKDAHKLKRIETLIGKTIQENPLPEELGEAPKPKTGEHDDRRKNNRNNNNNKKRKPSGQRREGGDARPKDGQAKPEGEAQPQTEGQPQNANGEQQPAKKKNNKKKRWPRRNPKNNDGAQPDAGTQAASSSPVSE; translated from the coding sequence GTGACATTCGAGGATTTTAATTTTGACTCAAGCTTGGCCGAAGGGCTACAGGCTATGGGTTATGTTACCCCCACCCCCATCCAGGCCGAGGCGATCCCGGTGGTGATGCAGGGGCATGATCTGATAGCCTGCGCACAAACAGGCACCGGCAAAACGGCATCATATCTGCTGCCCGTACTGCATAGTATTGCCGGTACAAACAAGCACCATACCGATACACTGATACTCGCCCCAACCCGCGAGCTGGCCCAGCAAATAGACCAACAGGTTGAAGGTTTGGCTTATTTTACGGGTATTAGCTCCATTGCCGTTTTTGGTGGTGGCGATGGTATTGTATATGAGCAGCAACGCAGCGCCATTAAAGCCGGCGTAAACATACTGATAGCCACTCCCGGCCGTTTGATAGCCCACCTTACTTCGGGTTTATTGAAGCTGGACAAAGTGCGTCACCTGGTACTGGATGAGGCTGACCGTATGCTGGATATGGGTTTTTATGATGATATTATCCGTATCATCCGCCACCTGCCAGCTAAGCGCCAGACGCTGCTGTTTTCTGCAACAATGCCACCGCGCATAAGGCAACTGGCCGCTACCATTTTGCACGAGCCACAGCAGATCAACATCGCCATATCAAAACCGGCAGAAGGCATCAGTCAGCAATTGTACCGCGTATTTGACGGGCAAAAAACCCCGCTGATCTTAAAAATCCTTGAAGACGGTAATTACCTGAGCACCATCATCTTCTGCTCTACAAAAGAGAAGGTGAAGATGCTGTATAAAGAACTAAAATCGGCCCATATCAAGGTGGCCGCTTTCCACTCTGATTTTAAACAGAGCGAGCGCGAAGAAGTGCTATTGCAGTTTAAAAACAAAAAGCTGCCGGTTATTGTGGGGACCGATGCCCTATCGCGTGGTATTGACGTGGAAGGTATTGACCTGGTAATTAACTACGATGCACCGCCAGACCCGGAAGATTACGTACACCGTATCGGTCGAACCGCTCGCGCGGCTACTACAGGCACCGCTATTACCCTCATCAATCATAAAGATGCGCACAAGCTGAAACGCATTGAAACGCTGATTGGCAAAACCATCCAGGAAAATCCGCTACCCGAGGAACTGGGCGAAGCGCCAAAACCAAAAACCGGCGAACACGACGACCGCCGGAAAAACAACCGCAACAACAACAATAATAAAAAACGTAAGCCATCTGGCCAGCGCAGAGAAGGTGGCGACGCCCGGCCAAAAGATGGTCAGGCTAAACCTGAAGGCGAAGCACAACCACAAACAGAAGGACAGCCTCAAAACGCAAATGGCGAGCAGCAACCCGCCAAAAAGAAAAATAACAAGAAGAAACGCTGGCCGCGCCGCAATCCTAAAAATAACGATGGCGCCCAACCAGATGCAGGAACCCAAGCAGCCTCATCTTCACCCGTATCTGAATAG
- a CDS encoding ABC transporter ATP-binding protein, translating to MLKVENLKVSFQSQGGMFDAVKGVSFQLQQGETLGIVGESGSGKSVTSLALMRLLDEKSAHISGSVVLEGLDLLNLPEKEMRDLRGNRLAMIFQEPMTSLNPVFTCGAQVAEAIRLHLRLDKQAARKTTIDLFNEVQLPRPEAIFDSYPHQLSGGQKQRVMIAMALSCNPEILIADEPTTALDVTVQKAIIELLLKLKAERKMSLIFISHDLGVISEIADRVAVMYHGEIVEQGDIRTIFHHPQQPYTRGLLACRPSPELQLKMLPTVADFLKEDEHGKHESIRNIRERYHYPATEISDRRKELYGKEPLLRVRNLSTWFPVSTGLFGKSHDVVKAVDDVSFDVYPGETLGLAGESGCGKTTLGRSILRLIEPTNGQVIFNGQDLRQLDKSSMRAMRRDLQLIFQDPYSSLNPRLTIGQSLMEPLQVHGLYDSDAGRRKKVMELLERVKLDKVHFNRYPHEFSGGQRQRIVIARALALQPKFIICDESVSALDVSVQAQVLNLLRELQHDFNLTYIFISHDLSVIKHISDRMMVMSRGRIEELGDPEDVYHHPQSAYTRKLIDAIPKALV from the coding sequence ATGCTGAAGGTAGAAAATCTGAAAGTTTCCTTCCAATCGCAAGGCGGCATGTTCGATGCGGTGAAAGGCGTGTCGTTCCAATTGCAGCAAGGTGAAACCTTGGGCATAGTAGGAGAGTCAGGCTCTGGCAAGTCTGTAACCTCGCTGGCTTTGATGCGTTTGCTGGATGAAAAATCGGCGCACATCAGCGGCAGCGTAGTGCTGGAGGGGCTTGATCTACTGAACCTGCCCGAAAAAGAAATGCGAGACCTGCGCGGCAATCGTCTGGCTATGATCTTCCAGGAACCTATGACCTCGCTCAATCCAGTGTTTACTTGCGGAGCGCAGGTAGCCGAGGCTATTCGCTTGCATCTCCGTTTGGATAAACAGGCGGCCCGGAAAACCACTATCGATCTTTTTAACGAAGTGCAACTGCCGCGCCCCGAGGCTATTTTTGATAGCTATCCACACCAGCTTTCAGGCGGACAAAAACAGCGCGTGATGATTGCCATGGCGCTCAGCTGCAATCCGGAAATATTGATAGCCGACGAGCCCACCACGGCGCTCGACGTAACGGTTCAGAAAGCCATCATAGAACTGCTGCTTAAACTCAAAGCAGAGCGTAAGATGAGCCTGATTTTCATCTCGCATGATCTGGGCGTAATAAGCGAAATTGCCGATCGGGTTGCTGTGATGTATCATGGCGAAATAGTGGAGCAGGGAGATATTCGCACCATCTTTCATCATCCGCAACAACCATATACGCGTGGCTTACTGGCTTGTCGGCCATCGCCGGAGTTACAATTGAAGATGCTGCCCACGGTTGCTGATTTTTTAAAGGAGGACGAGCATGGCAAGCATGAGAGCATCCGTAATATCCGAGAGCGTTATCATTACCCGGCGACTGAGATCAGTGATCGCAGAAAAGAACTTTACGGTAAAGAGCCGCTATTACGCGTCCGGAATTTAAGTACCTGGTTCCCGGTAAGCACTGGCTTGTTTGGTAAAAGCCACGATGTGGTTAAAGCAGTAGATGATGTGAGCTTTGATGTTTATCCCGGTGAAACATTAGGCCTGGCTGGCGAATCTGGTTGTGGTAAAACTACCCTAGGTCGTAGTATTTTAAGGCTGATAGAGCCCACAAACGGCCAGGTTATATTCAACGGACAAGACTTGCGCCAGCTGGACAAGTCGTCAATGAGGGCGATGCGGCGTGATCTTCAATTAATTTTTCAGGATCCATATTCCTCGCTCAATCCGCGCCTCACTATCGGGCAATCGCTAATGGAGCCCCTACAGGTACATGGTTTGTATGATAGCGATGCAGGCCGCCGTAAAAAGGTAATGGAACTATTGGAGCGTGTGAAGTTGGATAAAGTGCACTTTAACCGGTACCCGCATGAGTTTTCGGGCGGGCAAAGGCAACGTATTGTGATAGCCCGGGCGCTGGCTTTGCAGCCTAAATTTATTATTTGTGATGAATCGGTTTCGGCGCTGGATGTATCGGTGCAGGCACAGGTATTAAACTTGCTGCGCGAGTTACAGCACGATTTTAATCTGACTTATATTTTTATCTCGCATGATCTGTCGGTCATCAAACATATCTCAGACCGGATGATGGTCATGAGTCGCGGCCGTATTGAAGAGTTGGGCGATCCTGAGGACGTGTATCATCACCCGCAATCGGCTTATACCCGCAAGCTAATTGATGCGATACCGAAGGCGCTGGTTTGA
- a CDS encoding SRPBCC domain-containing protein has translation MATAANNGPLVVERTYNAPVKAVWEALTNNAQMKQWYFDLKEFKAEPGFEFEFSGGPPEKSYLHKCVVKEVIPFKKLSHSWRYDGYEGNSLVTWELFDDGDKTTVRLTHTGLHTFPTHPDFARSNFEAGWNHILGTSLKDFVGQTA, from the coding sequence ATGGCAACAGCAGCAAACAACGGCCCGCTGGTGGTAGAACGCACTTACAACGCGCCTGTAAAAGCCGTTTGGGAAGCGCTAACCAACAACGCCCAAATGAAACAATGGTACTTTGACCTGAAAGAGTTTAAAGCCGAGCCCGGCTTTGAGTTTGAGTTTAGCGGCGGCCCGCCAGAGAAAAGCTACCTGCACAAATGTGTGGTTAAAGAGGTTATCCCTTTCAAAAAACTATCACACAGCTGGCGCTACGATGGTTACGAAGGTAACTCGCTGGTAACGTGGGAACTGTTTGACGACGGCGATAAAACCACCGTTAGGTTAACCCATACTGGCTTACACACCTTCCCTACTCATCCTGATTTTGCGCGCAGCAACTTCGAGGCTGGCTGGAATCATATTCTCGGTACCAGCTTGAAAGATTTTGTGGGGCAAACGGCATAG
- a CDS encoding 3'-5' exonuclease — protein sequence MQIKLTPMLENLDLQNLMVIDIETVPQYSSYEELPEQMQHLWALKTQHQRKEETPDAFYERAGIWAEFGKIICISAGVFTKGQPAGFRVKSFAGHDERELLVRFAQVLRDQPQNLVLCAHNGKEFDFPYICRRMLIHGIQIPPQLQLSGKKPWEVYHIDTMEIWKFGDYKNYTSLSLLAAIFDIPTPKDDIDGSQVGHVYWNLNQLGRICTYCQKDVIATAQLLRRFRCQDLIPEENIVIVEPAC from the coding sequence TTGCAGATCAAACTTACGCCCATGCTGGAAAACCTTGATCTGCAAAACCTGATGGTGATTGATATTGAAACCGTGCCGCAATACAGCAGCTATGAGGAATTGCCAGAACAGATGCAGCATTTGTGGGCGCTAAAGACCCAGCATCAGCGTAAAGAAGAAACGCCAGATGCGTTTTATGAGCGTGCCGGTATCTGGGCCGAGTTTGGTAAGATCATCTGCATCTCTGCCGGGGTGTTTACCAAGGGGCAACCGGCAGGCTTCAGGGTAAAATCCTTCGCAGGGCATGATGAGCGCGAATTGTTGGTGCGCTTTGCACAGGTACTGCGTGATCAGCCGCAGAATTTGGTGCTGTGCGCGCATAATGGAAAGGAGTTTGACTTTCCGTACATCTGTCGCCGCATGCTGATTCATGGCATACAGATCCCGCCGCAGTTGCAACTGTCGGGCAAAAAGCCGTGGGAGGTTTACCATATTGATACCATGGAGATCTGGAAGTTTGGCGACTATAAAAACTACACATCACTTAGTTTGCTTGCCGCTATTTTTGATATCCCCACGCCTAAAGATGATATTGATGGCAGTCAGGTTGGCCACGTATATTGGAACCTGAACCAATTGGGCCGTATCTGTACCTATTGCCAGAAAGACGTGATTGCAACAGCACAGTTGCTTCGCCGTTTCCGGTGCCAGGATTTGATCCCTGAAGAAAACATTGTAATTGTAGAGCCCGCATGCTGA
- a CDS encoding helix-turn-helix transcriptional regulator, which translates to MRRDVFQAIADPTRRQIIGMLTHQQLNLNSIADHFEMSRPAVSKHIKILTQCGLITIKQQGRDRYCSANCNRLSEVADWVEQYRTFWNSKLDALDKFLTDNKSSI; encoded by the coding sequence ATGAGAAGGGACGTTTTCCAGGCAATTGCCGATCCAACACGCAGGCAAATTATTGGTATGCTGACGCACCAGCAGCTAAACCTGAACAGCATTGCAGATCATTTTGAGATGAGCAGACCTGCCGTGTCTAAGCATATTAAAATACTTACTCAATGCGGCCTCATTACCATCAAGCAACAGGGACGCGACCGATATTGCAGCGCCAATTGTAACCGGTTAAGTGAGGTGGCCGATTGGGTTGAGCAATACCGCACGTTTTGGAACAGCAAACTGGATGCCCTGGATAAATTTCTGACCGATAACAAATCATCAATATAA
- a CDS encoding T9SS type A sorting domain-containing protein: MKRRAVKKLIYLLIFFFLATPNAKAYTYTWTGLGGLLSTSWNNYLNWSGGPLFGLPTKDDDVIIPPVALGGLTGGLVLTNATISSGNNAACKSLTFESNNVTYLSNSVSTILTVDGTLAVGGAIKQTYKTGTGSTTITLTGQGTVTCASLSVGDNSTTPSPTVTSSTIFDTNVSKLTVTGATTVNSYGNSNGAYSGVFYVTNDNTSTTSANLTTGSLALVTPSSNATSNIALLNNSASSTANGINLKLTDPSPISIPTTPYGTIDLYKVTGSNTGSIKVEYAATSGSQQIVYTAATSGLDTSPALYQDITFSGTVTKQFNSGAVTINGNWTSKNGKVNATTNSPSISFQGSSAQTLADSASNSGTGMLFKTVGFSGGGTKTISNSMGGTSIFSVSAKGTLTMGSNTTLTVGSTGKLILVSDGTGDATVATIPSTSAITGTVNVQRFFKNGTVAANTRNYRLLSSAVNTSGAMLLNYLNNTPGVFTGGPSGSTNGFTVTSANSTIYLYKENLSSSNASFNSGNFKGVTKITSSTINVYNNAGTADTTVTLYPANGFMLYYAGNNVSNLTNKQTRVNGVYADPDSATTTGSGTLNQGPVTAKLWWNNSTTLSYTKSFYNLAGNPYPSAIDWDTFSNSSSSAAIYGPGVSSSIYVYNYTNKNYGIYQTGTAGGIGTNNATRYIATGQGFFVQTTSNTASLTFTESAKTGNQPASLGSSYLLMGLPVQAAASPQYLRVRLAKDSVNYDESIITFESDASNDYENGKDAPRLDGMGNVATLATYDSGKTQMLAINHLHSIDATSRVKLYVGMTGTASLDTLNITGFSSLDKRFDVFLIDHYKKDSLQISLYNKYMFNIRPDSAASYGADRFELVFHPKGDYNYRLLSFTGKPANSTIQLNWQTEREQNLTSFTIQKADGTSTYMPVYNLQSDGNGKYSYIDKTPTAGANHYRLIQNDPFGKISSTDLTVNFTAPTTAEQQALSIYPNPVATQMNVKINANNIPAYVALKVLNLNGQTLIRSVQDGENIQQNTSSLMPGVYIVEITDDKTKQLIGRTKITKP, from the coding sequence TTGAAAAGGAGGGCCGTGAAAAAGCTCATTTACCTATTGATATTTTTCTTTTTAGCTACGCCAAATGCAAAAGCCTATACCTATACGTGGACTGGACTTGGCGGTTTGCTGAGCACCAGTTGGAATAATTATCTTAATTGGAGTGGAGGTCCTCTTTTTGGCCTCCCCACCAAAGATGACGACGTAATTATTCCTCCTGTAGCACTGGGCGGTCTTACCGGCGGCCTGGTATTAACCAATGCCACTATCTCATCCGGTAACAACGCTGCTTGTAAAAGTCTCACTTTTGAGAGCAATAACGTAACTTATTTGAGCAACAGCGTATCAACCATACTAACGGTAGATGGTACATTGGCAGTTGGCGGCGCTATAAAACAGACTTATAAAACCGGCACAGGGTCAACAACTATAACACTTACCGGCCAGGGAACCGTTACCTGCGCATCGCTCAGTGTGGGTGATAATAGCACTACTCCAAGTCCGACGGTTACCAGTTCTACCATATTTGACACCAATGTATCAAAGCTAACTGTTACGGGCGCCACTACGGTTAACTCTTACGGCAACTCAAACGGTGCTTATAGTGGTGTATTTTATGTTACCAACGATAATACCAGCACAACATCTGCAAACCTAACAACGGGCAGCCTGGCTTTGGTAACACCTAGCTCAAACGCTACATCAAACATTGCTTTGTTAAATAATTCTGCCAGTAGCACAGCAAATGGTATTAATCTAAAGCTAACAGACCCATCGCCTATTAGCATACCAACCACGCCGTACGGCACTATTGATCTTTATAAAGTTACAGGAAGCAACACTGGTAGCATTAAAGTTGAGTATGCTGCAACAAGTGGCTCGCAACAAATAGTTTATACTGCTGCAACGAGCGGGCTGGATACATCGCCAGCGCTTTACCAGGACATTACTTTCTCGGGTACCGTTACCAAACAGTTTAACTCAGGCGCCGTCACCATAAACGGCAACTGGACATCTAAAAACGGAAAGGTAAATGCCACAACCAACAGCCCGTCTATTTCTTTTCAGGGCAGCAGCGCTCAAACACTGGCAGATTCGGCAAGCAATAGCGGCACCGGCATGTTATTTAAAACCGTGGGGTTCTCTGGTGGTGGCACCAAAACCATCTCAAACAGCATGGGTGGTACCAGCATTTTTTCGGTATCTGCCAAGGGCACGCTTACCATGGGCTCAAATACTACACTAACCGTAGGCAGCACCGGCAAACTCATATTGGTATCAGATGGTACGGGCGATGCAACGGTAGCAACCATTCCATCCACATCCGCTATCACGGGCACGGTGAATGTGCAACGCTTTTTTAAAAATGGCACCGTTGCCGCAAATACACGCAACTACCGCTTGCTGTCATCAGCAGTAAATACCAGCGGGGCAATGTTGCTTAATTACCTTAATAACACTCCGGGGGTTTTTACTGGCGGGCCCAGTGGCTCTACCAATGGTTTTACGGTAACCAGCGCTAATTCCACTATTTATCTATACAAAGAAAATCTGTCATCAAGCAATGCGTCATTCAACTCGGGCAATTTTAAAGGTGTTACAAAAATTACCAGCAGCACAATCAACGTATATAACAACGCAGGCACTGCAGATACTACCGTAACGCTTTATCCCGCCAATGGCTTTATGCTTTATTATGCCGGCAACAACGTTAGCAACCTTACCAACAAGCAAACCCGGGTAAACGGCGTATATGCAGATCCGGATAGCGCAACCACAACCGGTTCGGGCACGCTTAACCAAGGACCCGTAACCGCAAAATTGTGGTGGAACAACAGTACCACGCTTTCATACACCAAAAGCTTTTACAACCTTGCAGGCAACCCCTACCCATCGGCTATTGACTGGGATACTTTCTCTAACTCATCCAGTTCGGCCGCTATTTACGGGCCCGGCGTAAGCAGCAGCATCTATGTTTATAACTATACTAACAAAAACTATGGTATTTATCAAACCGGAACGGCCGGCGGCATAGGCACCAATAATGCTACCCGGTATATTGCCACGGGGCAGGGCTTTTTTGTACAAACCACATCTAATACGGCTTCGCTCACATTCACAGAGTCGGCCAAAACAGGTAACCAACCGGCATCGTTAGGATCATCATATTTACTGATGGGGCTACCAGTACAAGCCGCTGCCAGCCCACAGTATTTGCGCGTACGTTTAGCTAAGGATAGTGTCAATTATGACGAGTCTATCATCACCTTTGAAAGTGATGCCAGCAATGATTATGAAAACGGAAAAGACGCCCCCCGACTGGATGGAATGGGCAACGTTGCCACCCTGGCCACTTATGACTCGGGAAAAACGCAAATGCTGGCCATTAACCATTTGCACAGTATTGATGCCACAAGCCGGGTAAAATTATATGTGGGTATGACAGGAACCGCAAGCCTGGACACGCTCAACATCACCGGCTTTTCCAGCCTCGACAAGCGTTTTGACGTGTTTTTGATTGATCATTATAAAAAAGACTCGTTGCAGATTAGTCTGTACAACAAGTATATGTTCAATATCCGGCCAGATAGTGCGGCCAGCTATGGAGCAGATCGCTTTGAGTTGGTATTTCACCCCAAAGGCGACTACAATTACCGCCTGCTTAGCTTTACCGGCAAGCCGGCCAACAGCACCATACAACTCAACTGGCAAACAGAGCGCGAGCAAAATCTTACCAGCTTTACCATCCAAAAGGCCGACGGTACATCTACCTACATGCCTGTTTATAATTTACAAAGTGACGGGAATGGCAAATACAGTTATATTGATAAAACCCCTACAGCGGGCGCCAACCATTACCGGTTGATACAGAATGATCCGTTTGGCAAAATTAGCAGCACAGATCTTACCGTTAACTTTACTGCCCCAACAACTGCAGAACAACAGGCCCTGAGCATTTACCCAAACCCGGTTGCTACGCAGATGAACGTAAAAATCAATGCCAATAATATTCCGGCCTATGTGGCACTCAAAGTACTGAACCTGAACGGGCAGACACTGATCCGCTCGGTACAGGATGGTGAAAACATCCAGCAAAACACCAGTTCGCTGATGCCGGGAGTTTACATTGTAGAGATAACCGATGATAAAACCAAGCAACTGATCGGTCGGACCAAGATTACCAAACCATAA
- a CDS encoding ATP-binding protein, with protein MVYKFDKIPVLRYGLIVALIFILFSGALSLYLHYHRTQNLQQNISKIIAAGENSSLIDSCLFNMYSADNDSRLYALTGDKTYLKKFYREIGAVSSILERLKIRRLEDAGISADDLKNLVQIKASKTDDYVELRQLTDSLINTTAKIDSTLAYTKTKIPVPVVQTVKQTVSYDTVKTIQAAANPTVQQPRKGFLGRVFSVFSSKKNPQQSAIAADTPITAVVIKKDTVTQTTVKAKAIFTHIPKVARGYYRRLYNANNRLKRNEREIIIINNDLVTKMIAGLKQYKTTELAYARDSKVALAGNVTDVFKEYSTLSRFTLGSLVGLIVIVFYNIWKIFDNERQLLSYTEKTEQYATSKSKFMASMSHEIRTPLNSVIGFSEQLSMSELNPAQQEQVTAIRSSSRMLLDVVNEILDFSKYETGKMNFDNQSFMPYQALEEVFNSMVPSAAKKGILLKRNLMIDDDLCLVGDMLRFKQVVMNLMVNALKFTTIGEVFLQAVVKADGPNRVMVMIRVKDTGIGIAKHDLPLIFEEFSQVTDAQKVTHHKGTGLGLAICKKIVQLQGGKIKAISEVGRGSVFSFELPFHISMEGLVKPVQPMTDAELAEQVNGRHLLVVDDNQLNILLARTILKKWNITCDVAYNGHEAYELFVKNDYDLIATDIQMPVMDGLEFMALIRDYHNMMKADTPIIALTANVLKDDRDLYLRTGANDIVLKPFIERDLIEKIAGMLMQKQSHAGSELFRYG; from the coding sequence ATGGTGTACAAATTTGATAAAATACCCGTATTACGTTACGGCCTTATCGTTGCGCTGATATTTATATTATTCTCAGGGGCGTTGTCATTGTATTTGCATTATCACCGTACCCAGAATCTTCAGCAAAATATTTCCAAGATTATTGCCGCTGGCGAGAATTCGTCATTAATAGACAGCTGTCTGTTCAATATGTACAGCGCCGATAATGATAGCAGGCTATACGCACTTACCGGCGATAAAACCTATCTGAAAAAGTTTTACCGGGAAATAGGCGCCGTGTCATCTATCCTTGAGCGATTAAAAATCAGACGCCTGGAAGATGCTGGCATCAGTGCAGACGATCTGAAAAACCTGGTACAAATAAAAGCCAGTAAAACAGATGATTACGTAGAGCTGCGTCAGCTGACCGATAGTCTTATTAATACCACTGCTAAGATTGACAGCACACTTGCCTATACCAAAACAAAAATCCCGGTACCGGTGGTGCAAACCGTTAAGCAAACCGTAAGCTATGATACCGTTAAGACTATACAGGCTGCCGCAAATCCAACTGTACAGCAGCCACGTAAAGGTTTTTTAGGGCGTGTGTTTTCTGTGTTTTCGAGCAAAAAGAATCCACAACAATCAGCTATCGCCGCTGATACACCTATAACTGCTGTGGTGATAAAGAAAGACACGGTTACCCAAACTACGGTTAAGGCCAAAGCTATTTTTACGCACATCCCTAAAGTGGCTCGTGGTTATTACCGCAGGCTTTACAACGCTAATAATCGTTTGAAGCGTAATGAGCGTGAAATTATCATCATTAATAATGATTTGGTAACCAAAATGATTGCGGGCTTAAAGCAATATAAAACCACCGAATTAGCCTATGCCCGCGATAGTAAAGTGGCGCTGGCCGGCAACGTTACCGACGTTTTTAAAGAATATAGCACGCTCTCGCGATTTACACTGGGCTCGCTGGTCGGTCTCATTGTCATTGTTTTTTATAACATCTGGAAGATTTTTGATAATGAGCGTCAACTGCTTAGTTATACCGAAAAAACAGAGCAGTACGCTACTTCCAAAAGTAAGTTTATGGCCAGTATGAGTCATGAAATTCGTACGCCGCTAAACTCGGTCATCGGTTTTTCTGAACAGTTGAGCATGAGCGAATTAAATCCTGCGCAGCAGGAGCAGGTAACCGCTATTCGCAGTTCATCGCGTATGTTGCTTGATGTGGTGAACGAAATTTTGGACTTTTCTAAATATGAAACCGGCAAAATGAATTTTGATAATCAGTCATTTATGCCGTATCAGGCTTTGGAAGAGGTATTTAACAGCATGGTGCCATCGGCAGCAAAAAAAGGCATCCTGCTGAAACGTAACCTGATGATTGATGATGATCTCTGTCTGGTTGGCGATATGCTGAGGTTTAAGCAGGTAGTTATGAACCTGATGGTTAATGCGTTAAAGTTTACTACCATAGGCGAGGTGTTTTTACAGGCAGTTGTTAAGGCCGACGGGCCTAACAGGGTGATGGTGATGATACGCGTAAAAGATACCGGTATTGGCATTGCCAAGCATGATCTGCCATTAATCTTCGAAGAATTCTCGCAGGTAACTGATGCCCAAAAGGTAACGCACCATAAAGGTACCGGTTTAGGACTGGCTATCTGTAAAAAGATCGTACAGTTGCAGGGCGGTAAGATTAAAGCGATTAGTGAAGTTGGTAGGGGCTCGGTATTTAGTTTTGAACTACCGTTCCACATCAGTATGGAGGGGCTGGTTAAGCCAGTTCAGCCGATGACGGATGCAGAGCTGGCAGAGCAGGTAAATGGCAGACACTTATTAGTGGTTGACGATAATCAGCTGAACATATTGCTGGCACGTACTATTCTCAAAAAATGGAATATCACTTGTGACGTGGCTTACAACGGACACGAGGCTTATGAGCTGTTTGTGAAAAATGATTACGATCTGATTGCTACTGATATACAGATGCCGGTAATGGATGGGCTGGAGTTTATGGCCCTCATCAGGGATTATCATAACATGATGAAAGCCGACACGCCTATCATTGCTTTAACAGCCAATGTACTAAAAGATGACCGCGATCTTTATCTGCGTACCGGCGCTAATGATATTGTATTGAAACCGTTTATAGAGCGCGATTTGATCGAGAAGATTGCCGGCATGCTTATGCAAAAGCAATCGCATGCCGGTTCAGAACTATTCAGATACGGGTGA